In Larimichthys crocea isolate SSNF chromosome VI, L_crocea_2.0, whole genome shotgun sequence, one genomic interval encodes:
- the lmod1b gene encoding leiomodin-1 — protein MSRMKVSEKGRKKHLTRTGRQVSEDPDLDNLLSTLSPEEMEQLSNDIEPDIAQRDSQPVQPSTSNNVCAAKQESRQESDLKGRLSQREQSFEGEQKKESRKQEYLRKMGLSQEGNDDMPTKAGLRSQASVSSEKDVKVDDRNSKGPESLKEERSRLSNRYRMQESKESDMKDETKEKEKYVDYKVRDRRENRESTGSKTKDMISKLQDKKDDSKEKEKKEDCRRKDDSKTKDIISKLREKQEKEGGKERERRSESFRTSGLVSKMLEKQSKVQEDQTTESKAEEKKPKTEEKKAEDKNNPDVKLKRQPSERGEVQVKHDKAEKRTDREELVNHSDHVKEKERNISMEKKVGEKKEKEETQGKNKKADETEKPGNCVAKNSPKSKAKEEEEEDEDSSMFDELMEQVRSNDPSLIELNVNNSEVIKTKTLIEFAEALHNNTHIKKFALANCRADDHVAYAIAGTLRSNKTITSINLDSNHLTGKGILSLIQALQHNSTLTELRFQNQRHICGGKTEMEMTKILKENTTLLKLGYHFELAGPRMTTTNILSRNMDRQRQKRLQEQKQAQANGEKKGTLEVPKTGGGGSLRSSPKASPKPSPIPSPIPSPKLTPKRGTGGPAPPPPPPPPGGGPPPPPPPMLDVDSLRNSLTPVSQRKMNGKSPGGGKNSRDQLLDSIRGSDIKQLKKVPVPKWLQ, from the exons ATGTCCAGGATGAAGGTGTCAGAAAAGGGCAGGAAGAAGCACCTGACCCGTACCGGCCGTCAGGTCAGCGAGGACCCAGATCTGGACAACCTGCTGTCCACCCTTTCCCCAGAGGAGATGGAGCAGCTGTCGAACGACATAGAGCCAGACATCGCCCAAAGGGACAGCCAACCTGTGCAACCATCTACAAGCAACAACGTCTGTGCCGCCAAACAGGAAAGTAGGCAGGAGAGCGATCTGAAAGGGAGGCTCAGTCAGAGAGAACAATCATTTGAG GGTGAGCAAAAGAAGGAGAGCCGGAAGCAGGAATATCTGAGGAAGATGGGCCTGAGCCAGGAGGGGAATGATGATATGCCAACGAAAGCAGGGTTACGAAGTCAAGCTAGTGTCTCAAGTGAAAAAGATGTTAAGGTTGACGACAGAAATAGCAAGGGTCCTGAAAGTTTGAAAGAGGAGCGAAGTCGGCTTTCGAATAGATACCGGATGCAGGAAAGCAAGGAAAGTGACATGAAAGATGAGactaaagagaaagaaaaatatgtggACTATAAGgtaagagacagaagagaaaacagagagagtaCAGGTAGCAAAACAAAAGATATGATTTCTAAGTTACAGGACAAAAAGGATGACagcaaagagaaggagaagaaagaagactgcAGGAGAAAAGATGACAGCAAAACCAAAGACATTATCTCAAAGCTGcgagaaaaacaagaaaaggaagGGGGTAAGGAAAGGGAAAGGAGATCTGAGAGTTTCAGGACATCAGGACTTGTCTCTAAAATGTTAGAGAAGCAAAGCAAGGTGCAAGAGGACCAGACTACAGAGAGCAAAGCAGAAGAGAAGAAGCctaaaacagaagagaaaaaagctgaagataaaaacaatCCTGATGTGAAACTTAAGCGACAACCGTCTGAGAGGGGTGAGGTGCAGGTGAAACATGACAAGGcagaaaaaagaacagacagagaagagcttGTTAACCACAGTGACCatgtgaaggagaaggagaggaacaTCAGCATGGAGAAGAAAGTAGgcgagaaaaaggaaaaagaggaaactcaaggaaaaaataagaaagcTGATGAAACAGAGAAACCTGGCAACTGTGTGGCCAAAAACAGTCCAAAGAGCAAGgcgaaagaggaagaggaggaggacgaagacTCCAGCATGTTTGATGAGCTGATGGAGCAGGTTCGAAGCAATGACCCCTCCCTCATTGAACTTAATGTTAACAACTCAGAAGTCATCAAGACAAAAACACTCATTGAGTTCGCAGAGGCTTTGCACAACAACACCCACATTAAAAAGTTTGCTTTGGCTAACTGCCGTGCGGATGACCACGTGGCTTATGCCATCGCCGGCACGCTACGCAGCAACAAGACTATCACCAGCATCAACCTGGACTCCAACCACCTCACTGGCAAGGGTATCCTGTCTCTAATCCAGGCGCTGCAACACAACTCCACACTGACCGAGCTTCGCTTTCAAAACCAGCGTCACATCTGTGGCGGGAAGACTGAGATGGAGATGACCAAGATCCTGAAAGAAAACACCACCCTGCTCAAACTGGGCTACCACTTTGAGTTAGCTGGACCCAGAATGACGACAACAAACATACTGAGTCGCAACATGGACCGACAGAGGCAGAAGCGCCTTCAGGAGCAGAAGCAGGCCCAGGCCAACGGGGAGAAGAAGGGGACACTGGAGGTGCCCAAGACAGGTGGTGGAGGATCTCTTAGAAGCTCACCCAAAGCTTCCCCAAAACCTTCTCCCATACCTTCACCAATCCCATCACCAAAGCTGACACCTAAAAGAGGAACTGGAGGTCCGGCtccaccgcctcctccacctcctcctggcGGTggacctccacctccacctcctccaatGCTGGATGTAGACTCCCTGAGGAACTCTCTGACTCCAGTGTCGCAGAGGAAGATGAATGGAAAAAGCCCAGGAGGTGGTAAGAACTCAAGGGACCAACTGCTTGACTCGATCAGAGGAAGTGATATTAAACAACTCAAGAAG GTGCCGGTGCCAAAATGGTTGCAGTAA
- the timm17a gene encoding mitochondrial import inner membrane translocase subunit Tim17-A, whose translation MEEYAREPCPWRIVDDCGGAFTMGAIGGGIFQAVKGFRNAPSGMSHRMRGSLTAIKTRAPQLGGSFAVWGGLFSMIDCGLVKVRGKEDPWNSITSGAMTGAILAARNGPVAMVGSAAMGGILLALIEGAGILLTRFASSQFTNGPQFAEEPAPATMPSPSFGDYRQYQ comes from the exons ATGGAGGAGTATGCCAGAGAACCATG CCCCTGGAGGATCGTGGACGACTGTGGGGGAGCCTTCACCATGGGAGCTATTGGAGGAGGAATATTCCAGGCAGTAAAAGGCTTCAGAAATGCACCCTCA GGGATGAGCCACAGAATGAGAGGGAGTTTGACTGCCATCAAGACCAGAGCTCCACAGCTTGGAG GAAGCTTCGCAGTATGGGGAGGCCTCTTCTCCATGATTGACTGTGGTTTAGTAAAAGTACGAGGAAAGGAGGATCCCTGGAACTCGATTACAAGTGGGGCCATGACAGGAGCTATCCTCGCTGCAAGAA ATGGTCCAGTAGCCATGGTAGGCTCTGCAGCCATGGGAGGCATCCTGCTGGCGTTGATAGAGGGCGCTGGTATCCTGCTTACTAGGTTTGCCTCTTCACAGTTCACAAATG gGCCCCAGTTTGCAGAGGAACCCGCCCCTGCTACCATGCCCTCCCCTTCCTTTGGCGACTACAGACAATATCAGTGA